A region of Streptomyces sp. TG1A-60 DNA encodes the following proteins:
- a CDS encoding HAD family hydrolase, producing MNIKAVVWDVDDTLFDYTTADRAGMSDHLAAEGLLDGYESVEQALRRWRDLTDQQWARYAAGGLDWEATRRDRVRDFLEEPLSDRAADAWFDRYIAHYERAWTLFPDVLPILDALAATHRHAVLSNSTIRVQDHKLRVLGVRDRFEAVLCAAELGVHKPAAKAFHAACQALELSPCQVAYVGDHPEIDGRGAADAGLLSVWIDRGGVHATVDLPAGPHRIATLAELPSILGSDTRFGAPSTFG from the coding sequence ATGAACATCAAGGCCGTGGTCTGGGACGTCGACGACACCCTCTTCGACTACACCACGGCCGACCGCGCCGGAATGAGCGACCACCTGGCCGCCGAGGGGCTGCTCGACGGGTACGAGTCGGTCGAACAGGCGCTGCGGCGCTGGCGCGACCTCACCGACCAGCAGTGGGCGCGGTACGCGGCGGGCGGGCTCGACTGGGAGGCCACCCGGCGCGACCGCGTCCGGGATTTCCTGGAGGAGCCGCTGAGCGACCGGGCGGCCGACGCCTGGTTCGACCGTTACATCGCTCACTACGAGCGGGCCTGGACCCTCTTCCCGGACGTCCTGCCCATCCTGGACGCCCTCGCCGCCACCCATCGCCACGCCGTCCTGTCGAACTCCACGATCCGCGTCCAGGACCACAAGCTGCGCGTCCTCGGCGTTCGGGACCGCTTCGAGGCGGTGCTCTGCGCGGCCGAGCTGGGGGTCCACAAGCCGGCCGCCAAGGCGTTCCACGCGGCATGCCAGGCCCTGGAGCTGTCACCGTGCCAGGTCGCGTACGTCGGCGACCACCCGGAGATCGACGGACGGGGGGCCGCGGACGCCGGTCTGCTGTCGGTCTGGATCGATCGCGGCGGTGTCCACGCGACCGTCGACCTCCCGGCCGGTCCGCACCGGATCGCCACCCTCGCCGAACTCCCCTCGATCCTCGGCTCCGATACCCGTTTTGGAGCGCCGTCCACCTTCGGGTAA
- the gltX gene encoding glutamate--tRNA ligase, whose product MANGSVRVRFCPSPTGNPHVGLVRTALFNWAFARHTGGTFVLRIEDTDAARDSEESYAQLLDSLRWLGFTWDEGPEAGGPHAPYRQSQRMDTYREIARKLRDAGHAYHCYCTASELEERRDAARAAGRPSGYDGKCREVTPEQRTRYEAEGREPIVRFRMPDETITFTDLVRGELTFTPENVPDYGIVRANGAPLYTLVNPVDDALMKITHVLRGEDLLSSTPRQIALYEALMELGIAKAVPSFGHLPYVMGEGNKKLSKRDPQSSLNLYRERGFLPEGLLNYLSLLGWSLSADQDVFTIEEMVAAFDIADVNPNPARFDLKKAEAINADHIRLLDVKEFTERCAPWLKAPFAPWAPEDFDEAKWEAIAPHAQTRLKVLSEVTDNVDFLFLPEPVEDEVSWTKAMKEGSDALLRTARAKLEAADWTSAESLKEAVLAAGEAHGLKLGKAQAPVRVAVTGRTVGLPLFESLEILGQEKTLARIDAALAKLAA is encoded by the coding sequence GTGGCTAACGGCTCCGTCCGCGTACGTTTCTGTCCGTCCCCGACCGGCAACCCCCATGTGGGTCTGGTCCGCACGGCCTTGTTCAACTGGGCGTTCGCCCGCCACACCGGCGGCACGTTCGTCCTCCGCATCGAGGACACCGACGCCGCCCGCGACTCCGAGGAGTCCTACGCGCAGCTCCTGGACTCCCTGCGCTGGCTGGGCTTCACCTGGGACGAGGGCCCCGAGGCCGGCGGCCCGCACGCGCCGTACCGCCAGTCGCAGCGGATGGACACCTACCGGGAGATCGCCCGGAAGCTCCGGGACGCGGGCCACGCGTACCACTGCTACTGCACCGCATCAGAACTGGAGGAGCGCCGCGACGCCGCCCGCGCCGCCGGCAGGCCCTCCGGCTACGACGGCAAGTGCCGCGAGGTCACGCCCGAGCAGAGGACGCGGTACGAGGCGGAGGGCCGCGAGCCCATCGTCCGCTTCCGCATGCCCGACGAGACGATCACCTTCACCGACCTGGTGCGCGGCGAGCTGACCTTCACCCCGGAGAACGTGCCGGACTACGGCATCGTCCGCGCGAACGGCGCTCCCCTCTACACGCTCGTCAACCCCGTCGACGACGCCCTGATGAAGATCACCCACGTCCTGCGGGGAGAGGACCTGCTCTCCTCGACGCCCCGCCAGATCGCCCTCTACGAGGCGCTGATGGAGCTCGGCATCGCGAAGGCGGTCCCCTCCTTCGGGCACCTGCCGTACGTCATGGGCGAGGGCAACAAGAAGCTGTCCAAGCGCGACCCGCAGTCGAGCCTGAACCTCTACCGGGAGCGCGGCTTCCTGCCCGAGGGCCTGCTCAACTACCTCTCCCTGCTGGGCTGGTCGCTCTCCGCGGACCAGGACGTCTTCACGATCGAGGAGATGGTCGCCGCCTTCGACATCGCGGACGTGAACCCCAACCCGGCCCGCTTCGACCTGAAGAAGGCCGAGGCGATCAACGCCGACCACATCCGTCTGCTGGATGTGAAGGAGTTCACCGAGCGCTGCGCCCCGTGGCTGAAGGCCCCGTTCGCCCCCTGGGCGCCGGAGGACTTCGACGAGGCGAAGTGGGAGGCCATCGCCCCGCACGCGCAGACCCGCCTCAAGGTCCTCTCGGAGGTCACGGACAACGTCGACTTCCTGTTCCTGCCGGAGCCGGTGGAGGACGAGGTGAGCTGGACGAAGGCGATGAAGGAGGGCTCCGACGCGCTCCTGCGCACGGCGAGGGCGAAGCTGGAGGCCGCCGACTGGACCTCGGCCGAGTCGCTGAAGGAGGCCGTCCTGGCCGCCGGCGAGGCCCACGGTCTCAAGCTCGGCAAGGCCCAGGCCCCCGTCCGCGTCGCCGTCACCGGCCGTACGGTCGGCCTCCCCCTCTTCGAGTCCCTGGAGATCCTGGGCCAGGAGAAGACTTTGGCCCGCATCGACGCGGCCCTGGCCAAGCTGGCGGCGTAA
- a CDS encoding fumarylacetoacetate hydrolase family protein, producing MRIARFSIDGNVAFGAVEGDKPDELVLDIIKGIPFADFELSGTKVPLSKVRLLPPVLPNKVVAFGRNYAAHARELGNDVPDAPFAFFKPATSVIGPGDEIQYPAFSQDLHHEAELAVVIGRMCREVPRERVKEVIFGYTCANDITARDVQKREKQWARAKGFDTSCPLGPWVETDLDPGDLTVQLTVNGRQRQLGRTSEMIHSIEDLIVNITEAMTLLPGDVILTGTPAGVGPLNVGDEVAVTIEGIGTLTNKVIKRG from the coding sequence GTGCGCATCGCCAGGTTCTCCATCGACGGGAACGTAGCCTTCGGCGCGGTCGAGGGCGACAAGCCGGACGAGCTCGTCCTCGACATCATCAAGGGCATCCCGTTCGCGGACTTCGAGCTCTCCGGTACCAAGGTCCCGCTCAGCAAGGTCAGGCTGCTGCCGCCGGTGCTCCCCAACAAGGTCGTGGCCTTCGGCCGCAACTACGCCGCGCACGCGCGCGAGCTGGGCAACGACGTCCCCGACGCCCCGTTCGCCTTCTTCAAGCCGGCCACCTCGGTGATCGGCCCCGGCGACGAGATCCAGTACCCGGCCTTCTCCCAGGACCTCCACCACGAGGCCGAGCTGGCCGTCGTCATCGGCCGCATGTGCCGCGAGGTCCCGCGCGAGCGCGTCAAGGAGGTGATCTTCGGCTACACCTGCGCCAACGACATCACCGCCCGCGACGTCCAGAAGCGCGAGAAGCAGTGGGCCAGGGCCAAGGGTTTCGACACCTCCTGCCCGCTCGGTCCCTGGGTGGAGACCGACCTGGACCCGGGCGACCTGACCGTCCAGCTCACCGTCAACGGCCGACAGCGCCAGCTCGGCCGTACGAGCGAGATGATCCACTCCATCGAGGACCTGATCGTCAACATCACCGAGGCCATGACGCTGCTCCCCGGCGACGTGATCCTCACGGGCACCCCGGCAGGGGTCGGCCCCCTCAACGTCGGCGACGAGGTCGCCGTCACCATCGAAGGCATCGGCACTCTCACCAACAAGGTGATCAAGCGTGGCTAA